A region of Paenibacillus thiaminolyticus DNA encodes the following proteins:
- the ptsG gene encoding glucose-specific PTS transporter subunit IIBC has translation MFKSIFGVLQKVGKALMLPVAILPAAGILLGIGNALGNPDLIARFPVLGTGAISLISSVMEQAGGIVFDNLSLLFAVGVAIGLAGGEGVAGLAAIVGYFVMNVTMKVMMGVTPEMVQTDFAYANVQGVPTLQTGVFGGIIIGITAAMLYKRFFKIEMPSYLGFFAGKRFVPIITAVTSLVIGILMVFIWPPIQNGLNAFSHSLIDSNRALAAFIFGICERALIPFGLHHIFYSPFWFEFGEYVSKAGDLIRGDQKIFFAQLKDGVELTAGTFMTGKYPFMMFGLPAAALAIYHEARPENKKLVAGLMGSAALTSFLTGITEPLEFSFLFVAPLLFAVHVVFAGLSFLTMHLLGVKIGMTFSGGFIDYLLFGVLQNRTPYWLVILVGLVMALIYYFGFRFAIRTFNLRTPGREAAAPAAAAKPEATAGELPRGILTALGGKANIASLDACITRLRVQVKDKSNVDKERLKELGASGVLEVGNNVQAIFGTRSETIKHQIHEIIKEEDMELDGAEPEEGKESGKRADGIQD, from the coding sequence ATATTTAAATCGATATTCGGCGTTCTGCAAAAGGTCGGCAAGGCGCTTATGCTGCCGGTCGCCATTCTGCCGGCGGCCGGCATCCTGCTCGGAATCGGCAACGCGCTGGGCAATCCGGATCTGATCGCGCGTTTTCCGGTGCTAGGCACTGGCGCTATCAGTCTTATCTCCAGCGTGATGGAGCAAGCCGGGGGCATTGTATTTGACAACCTGTCCCTGCTATTCGCCGTCGGGGTCGCCATCGGTCTCGCCGGAGGGGAGGGGGTAGCGGGGCTTGCCGCCATCGTCGGTTATTTCGTCATGAACGTGACGATGAAAGTGATGATGGGTGTGACGCCGGAGATGGTGCAGACCGACTTTGCCTATGCCAACGTTCAAGGCGTGCCGACCCTGCAGACGGGCGTCTTCGGCGGTATTATTATAGGTATTACGGCGGCAATGCTGTATAAGCGGTTCTTCAAGATCGAGATGCCTTCCTATCTCGGCTTCTTTGCGGGCAAGCGCTTTGTCCCGATTATTACGGCCGTCACCTCGCTTGTTATCGGTATTCTGATGGTGTTCATCTGGCCGCCGATCCAGAACGGCCTGAATGCATTCTCCCACTCGCTCATCGACTCGAACCGCGCGCTGGCGGCCTTCATCTTTGGCATCTGCGAACGGGCGCTGATTCCATTTGGGCTGCATCATATCTTTTATTCGCCCTTCTGGTTCGAATTCGGGGAATATGTGAGCAAGGCGGGCGATCTTATCCGGGGGGATCAGAAAATCTTCTTCGCCCAGCTTAAAGACGGCGTTGAATTGACGGCGGGCACGTTCATGACGGGGAAATACCCATTCATGATGTTCGGTCTGCCAGCGGCTGCCCTAGCCATATATCATGAAGCGCGCCCGGAGAATAAGAAGCTTGTAGCCGGGCTGATGGGATCGGCCGCCTTGACGTCCTTCCTGACCGGTATTACGGAGCCGTTGGAATTTTCCTTCCTGTTTGTGGCGCCGCTTCTCTTCGCCGTGCATGTCGTGTTCGCGGGCTTGTCCTTCCTGACGATGCACCTGCTCGGCGTCAAAATCGGAATGACGTTCTCCGGAGGCTTCATCGATTACCTGCTGTTCGGCGTGCTGCAGAACCGGACGCCGTATTGGCTCGTCATCCTGGTCGGATTGGTGATGGCGCTCATCTACTACTTCGGCTTCCGCTTCGCTATCCGGACCTTCAATCTCCGGACGCCGGGAAGGGAAGCGGCCGCGCCTGCTGCTGCAGCCAAGCCGGAAGCGACGGCGGGAGAATTGCCGCGCGGTATCCTGACGGCGCTGGGGGGCAAAGCCAACATTGCATCCCTGGATGCCTGCATTACGCGTCTGCGCGTGCAGGTCAAGGATAAGAGCAATGTGGATAAGGAGCGCCTGAAGGAACTGGGCGCCTCGGGCGTGCTGGAGGTCGGCAACAATGTGCAGGCGATCTTCGGAACACGGTCAGAGACGATTAAGCACCAAATTCATGAAATCATCAAGGAAGAGGATATGGAACTGGACGGAGCCGAACCGGAGGAGGGCAAGGAGTCCGGGAAGCGTGCGGACGGCATCCAAGATTAA
- a CDS encoding MFS transporter: MKKTIKEQKAVLLILLSNIFIAFLGIGLVIPVMPSFMNMMHLSGKTMGYLVAVFAVAQLLMSPFAGRWVDRVGRKKIIIIGLFLFSVSELVFGLAGNATMLYISRLLGGVSAAFITPGVTAYVADITSIQERPKAMGYVSAAISTGFIIGPGIGGFIAEYGIRMPFFFAAGIAFFACILSVFILKEQLTKEQLAEISANAKQSSFLADMRKSLHPLYCIAFIIVFVLAFGLSAYETVFSLFSDHKFGFTPKDIAIIITVSSIFGVVVQIFMFGKMVEILGEKKLIQLCLIAGAILAVVSTVISGFGIVLAVTCFIFLAFDLLRPALTTFLSKAAGKEQGFVAGMNSTYTSLGNIAGPAMAGMLFDVNIHYPFLFSAVIMVIGLGITVLWKEKQFAEHDAE; this comes from the coding sequence ATGAAGAAAACAATCAAAGAACAAAAAGCAGTACTGCTTATTCTTCTCAGCAATATATTCATTGCCTTCCTGGGCATTGGCCTTGTTATCCCCGTCATGCCGTCTTTTATGAACATGATGCATTTATCAGGCAAAACGATGGGGTATCTGGTTGCCGTATTTGCCGTGGCCCAACTGCTGATGTCGCCATTTGCCGGACGCTGGGTTGACCGTGTCGGCCGCAAGAAGATCATCATCATCGGCTTATTCCTGTTCAGCGTATCCGAGCTCGTCTTCGGGCTGGCCGGGAATGCAACGATGCTGTATATCTCAAGGCTTCTGGGTGGAGTTAGCGCCGCCTTTATAACGCCGGGGGTTACGGCATATGTGGCGGATATTACCTCTATTCAGGAACGGCCCAAGGCGATGGGGTATGTCTCGGCCGCCATTAGCACCGGCTTTATTATCGGGCCCGGCATCGGCGGCTTTATCGCGGAATATGGCATACGCATGCCCTTCTTCTTTGCGGCGGGAATTGCCTTTTTCGCCTGCATTTTATCCGTGTTTATTTTAAAAGAACAGCTTACCAAGGAGCAGCTTGCCGAGATTTCCGCGAACGCAAAGCAAAGCAGCTTTCTTGCCGATATGAGAAAATCGCTTCACCCGCTCTACTGCATCGCATTTATTATCGTCTTTGTGCTCGCGTTCGGTTTATCGGCATACGAAACGGTCTTCAGCCTCTTTTCCGATCATAAATTCGGCTTTACGCCAAAAGATATTGCAATCATTATTACGGTTAGCTCCATTTTCGGCGTCGTCGTGCAAATCTTTATGTTCGGAAAAATGGTAGAAATACTCGGGGAAAAGAAACTGATTCAATTATGCTTGATTGCCGGGGCCATTTTGGCGGTGGTGTCCACCGTCATCTCCGGCTTTGGAATCGTGCTGGCGGTAACGTGCTTCATCTTCCTTGCCTTTGATCTGCTGCGGCCGGCTTTGACGACATTTCTGTCCAAAGCGGCCGGGAAAGAGCAGGGCTTCGTAGCCGGTATGAACTCAACCTATACGAGCTTGGGCAATATTGCCGGTCCGGCGATGGCCGGAATGCTGTTCGACGTTAACATTCATTATCCTTTTCTATTCTCGGCCGTCATTATGGTCATCGGCCTCGGCATTACCGTCTTGTGGAAAGAGAAGCAATTTGCAGAACACGACGCCGAGTAA
- a CDS encoding TetR/AcrR family transcriptional regulator encodes MKSEEIKDAALKYFTLHGYEGASLSLIAEDVGMKKQSIYAHFKGKDDLFLQVLRDAKETELSSKLQYFSSIGSQHPEKALYGFLQLVIDLFQKDERLTFWLRMSFFPPAHLAKAIEQEVIDIEEKVQAMLERKFQDWIDEKAIVEEAAKTPTLAFLGVVDSIMLELVYGGNDEQRLKDKLEASWTVFWRGIAHP; translated from the coding sequence TTGAAAAGCGAAGAAATTAAGGATGCGGCTTTGAAATATTTCACCCTACATGGTTATGAAGGGGCATCCTTATCTCTCATTGCGGAAGATGTCGGCATGAAAAAGCAATCGATCTACGCCCATTTTAAAGGAAAGGACGATCTTTTTCTGCAAGTGCTGCGGGATGCGAAGGAGACGGAGCTCTCTTCCAAGCTTCAATATTTTAGCAGCATAGGCTCCCAGCATCCCGAGAAAGCTTTATACGGGTTTCTGCAGCTAGTCATCGATCTTTTCCAAAAAGATGAGCGGTTAACGTTTTGGCTGCGCATGTCTTTTTTCCCCCCCGCTCATCTTGCCAAAGCGATCGAACAGGAAGTCATCGATATCGAAGAAAAGGTGCAGGCGATGCTGGAACGGAAATTTCAGGATTGGATCGATGAGAAGGCCATCGTCGAAGAGGCGGCAAAAACGCCGACCCTCGCCTTCCTGGGCGTCGTCGATTCCATTATGCTGGAGCTTGTGTACGGCGGCAATGATGAGCAGCGGCTGAAGGACAAATTGGAGGCCTCCTGGACCGTATTTTGGCGAGGAATAGCACATCCTTGA
- a CDS encoding SGNH/GDSL hydrolase family protein, which yields MIYTALGDSITFGENASSAAKAYPRLAGSMSCPYRVYVLARPGWSAYDLLDAVIWQGPSLIHRSAVVSVWIGGVDLANAALSALRSRRPLAAKLILSRYKRTLYAILTHIKRSSHARIICCTQYNPFPNSPISIMSIDRLNYATKEVAKSCGATIVPVHTWFEGKQANLIYGYRRGKLEDALSGFLPIHPNDQGHRLIATGLAPYLAA from the coding sequence ATGATCTATACAGCTCTTGGTGATTCGATTACTTTCGGAGAAAATGCCTCCTCTGCGGCAAAGGCTTATCCCCGATTGGCCGGATCGATGTCATGCCCTTACCGGGTATATGTTCTGGCGCGTCCCGGTTGGAGCGCCTATGATTTGTTGGATGCCGTGATATGGCAAGGGCCCTCCCTTATTCACCGTTCTGCCGTGGTCTCGGTGTGGATTGGAGGAGTGGATCTGGCGAATGCGGCGCTGTCTGCGCTTCGCAGCCGCCGACCATTGGCTGCCAAATTGATTCTAAGCCGTTATAAACGAACCTTGTACGCCATCCTGACTCACATCAAAAGGAGCAGCCATGCCCGGATTATTTGCTGCACGCAATATAATCCGTTTCCGAACAGCCCTATTTCCATCATGTCGATAGACCGGTTAAATTACGCGACCAAAGAAGTAGCGAAAAGCTGCGGCGCCACGATCGTACCGGTTCATACATGGTTTGAAGGAAAACAAGCCAATCTTATCTATGGATATCGAAGAGGAAAGCTGGAGGACGCATTGAGCGGGTTCCTGCCCATCCATCCCAATGATCAGGGGCACCGGCTTATTGCCACAGGGTTGGCCCCCTATCTTGCCGCCTAA
- a CDS encoding MBOAT family O-acyltransferase encodes MAIWMVGTEIMIYTDWFYWLFVLVAVVTYHLMPHRVRPWVLFAAGVAFYYYYAGSYLFLLLAEVVIAILVVTAAAKWTKRWIYPAGIIGAVLVLGYFKYTNMMLDTLHELFAFLHQPFLPKAEQIVLPLGISYFTFELIHYLVERKRGTLPDHRPEGLLSFIFFFPTMVAGPIKQFQVFYPQLTAKFHIDHVMIGVTRIGFGLFKKLVLAGSIDLLAQPVYSQAGIAGSDTATLWISLVAYTFVIYFDFSGYSDIAIGTARLFGIVVPENFRFPYLARSVAEFWNRWHISLGSWLTRYVYFPLGGSRVPAPRVYLNLMATMTVSGLWHGAAWNFVVWGMFHGVMLCIHRFYVKQIKPSFKPVPKWLKPGTTTIAILITFFGVTISRVFFILPIVDGWDLMLRLLGLR; translated from the coding sequence TTGGCAATTTGGATGGTGGGTACGGAAATTATGATTTATACGGATTGGTTTTATTGGCTGTTCGTGCTCGTGGCTGTCGTCACGTATCACCTTATGCCGCATCGTGTCAGACCCTGGGTTCTCTTTGCCGCAGGTGTCGCTTTTTACTACTATTATGCAGGTTCTTACCTGTTTCTGTTGCTTGCTGAGGTGGTCATCGCCATATTGGTCGTTACGGCCGCGGCGAAGTGGACCAAGCGGTGGATTTATCCCGCGGGCATTATCGGCGCCGTTCTCGTGCTTGGTTATTTCAAGTACACGAATATGATGCTGGATACGTTGCATGAGTTGTTTGCGTTTTTGCACCAGCCCTTCTTGCCGAAGGCGGAGCAGATTGTGCTGCCGCTCGGCATCTCTTACTTTACGTTCGAGCTGATTCATTATTTGGTCGAACGCAAGCGTGGTACTTTACCGGATCATCGGCCGGAAGGACTTTTGTCGTTTATCTTTTTCTTCCCGACGATGGTGGCCGGGCCAATCAAGCAGTTCCAGGTGTTCTATCCCCAGCTTACTGCGAAATTTCACATCGACCATGTGATGATCGGGGTAACCCGGATTGGATTCGGGTTGTTCAAAAAGCTCGTGCTGGCCGGTTCGATCGATTTGCTCGCGCAACCGGTATACTCGCAGGCCGGAATCGCCGGTTCGGACACGGCAACGCTCTGGATCTCGCTCGTCGCCTATACATTCGTCATTTATTTTGACTTTTCGGGGTATTCGGATATTGCTATCGGAACCGCGCGCTTGTTCGGCATTGTGGTGCCGGAGAACTTCCGCTTCCCTTACTTGGCCCGCAGCGTAGCCGAGTTCTGGAACCGTTGGCACATCTCGCTGGGCTCCTGGCTGACCCGCTATGTGTATTTCCCGCTCGGCGGAAGCCGCGTCCCTGCTCCCCGTGTCTATTTGAATCTGATGGCGACGATGACCGTCTCCGGCCTCTGGCACGGAGCCGCTTGGAATTTCGTCGTCTGGGGCATGTTCCATGGCGTGATGTTATGTATCCACCGCTTCTACGTGAAGCAAATCAAGCCTTCATTTAAGCCTGTACCGAAGTGGCTTAAGCCGGGAACGACAACCATCGCAATTTTGATTACGTTTTTTGGCGTCACGATCAGCCGAGTGTTCTTCATTCTGCCGATTGTGGACGGATGGGATTTGATGCTCCGGTTGCTTGGCTTGCGGTAG
- the bioD gene encoding dethiobiotin synthase, translating into MMPDTLPLPKRVNAAGLFVSSTGTEVGKTVVASGLAAYLHSVRRRRVSLWKPVQSGVALGSPDADSYRLRMGSGMSELAEEDIATWTLREPLAPWMAYEREGIRFAAEALMEEGRRRLESDAFLLAEGAGGIAVPLTREVTMADLAQGLGLPLLLVSAPGLGTVSHTVTAISYARQRGIDDIAVVLSGPPEAASEKEIEENVRMIEAMTNVPVLGLMPWLPQPQGMQAVDPSAWAAWRKRWLQCTMRLSRLTQWLEDREWGEKKER; encoded by the coding sequence ATGATGCCAGATACACTGCCACTGCCTAAACGGGTGAATGCGGCAGGCCTGTTTGTGTCCTCGACTGGGACTGAGGTAGGGAAGACGGTCGTTGCCTCAGGGCTTGCCGCTTATCTCCATTCGGTTCGGAGGCGTAGGGTTAGCCTCTGGAAGCCGGTGCAGAGCGGCGTGGCGTTAGGGTCTCCGGATGCGGATAGTTACCGGCTGCGAATGGGCAGCGGAATGTCTGAGCTCGCCGAGGAGGATATTGCGACGTGGACGCTGCGCGAGCCTCTGGCGCCCTGGATGGCATATGAACGGGAAGGGATTCGGTTTGCTGCGGAAGCCCTGATGGAAGAAGGGCGCCGGCGGCTGGAGTCTGATGCGTTCCTGCTGGCAGAAGGAGCGGGCGGCATTGCCGTCCCGTTGACGCGGGAGGTGACGATGGCGGATCTGGCGCAGGGGCTGGGACTTCCCCTTCTGCTCGTGTCTGCCCCCGGATTGGGCACGGTCAGTCACACGGTAACGGCCATCTCTTATGCCCGCCAACGGGGTATCGACGATATCGCCGTTGTGTTGAGCGGTCCGCCGGAAGCGGCATCGGAGAAAGAGATTGAGGAGAACGTCCGCATGATCGAGGCGATGACGAATGTGCCCGTATTGGGATTGATGCCATGGTTGCCGCAGCCCCAAGGCATGCAGGCGGTTGATCCGTCCGCTTGGGCGGCGTGGCGGAAGCGATGGCTGCAATGCACCATGCGTCTCTCCCGGCTGACACAGTGGTTGGAAGACCGGGAATGGGGAGAAAAAAAGGAGCGATGA
- the bioB gene encoding biotin synthase BioB, producing the protein MMMSETMQERQTDWRKLADKALAGEGISREEALAVLRADDNELLAIMDAAYRVRRHFYGNKVKLNLIINAKSGHCPEDCGYCSQSRVSDAPIEKYTMLEKDVLVDGARKAMEMQAGTYCIVASGRGPTPRELDQVVAAVEEIKATMPMKICACLGILSQEQANRLKQAGVDRYNHNLNTSEDHYSHITSTHTYADRVHTVDTAKTAGMSPCSGVIMGMGETDEQLVDVAFSLRELDADSIPVNFLNPIPGTPLGHLHDLDPRRCLKALAMFRFVCPTKEIRASGGREVNLGALQPLALYAANSVFVGDYLTTDGQEATADHRMIADLGFEVERCVL; encoded by the coding sequence ATGATGATGAGCGAAACAATGCAAGAGCGGCAGACGGATTGGCGGAAGCTGGCGGATAAGGCGTTAGCCGGCGAAGGAATAAGCCGGGAAGAAGCCCTGGCGGTGCTGCGGGCGGACGATAACGAACTGCTGGCGATCATGGATGCGGCTTATCGGGTGCGGCGGCATTTTTATGGGAATAAGGTGAAGCTGAATCTGATTATTAATGCAAAAAGCGGACACTGTCCGGAAGATTGCGGGTATTGCTCGCAGTCCCGGGTGTCCGATGCGCCGATAGAGAAGTATACGATGTTGGAAAAGGATGTGTTGGTGGACGGTGCGCGCAAGGCGATGGAGATGCAGGCTGGAACATACTGCATTGTGGCCAGCGGGCGCGGGCCGACGCCGCGGGAGCTCGATCAGGTGGTCGCCGCCGTGGAGGAGATCAAGGCAACGATGCCGATGAAAATCTGCGCCTGCCTTGGCATTTTGTCGCAGGAGCAGGCGAACCGGCTGAAGCAGGCCGGCGTCGATCGCTATAATCACAACTTGAACACGAGCGAGGATCATTATTCGCATATCACCTCAACCCATACGTACGCCGATCGGGTACATACGGTTGACACCGCGAAGACGGCGGGGATGTCGCCTTGCTCCGGGGTGATTATGGGGATGGGGGAGACGGACGAGCAACTGGTGGACGTGGCATTTTCGCTGCGGGAGCTGGATGCGGATTCGATCCCGGTCAATTTCCTGAACCCGATTCCGGGAACGCCGCTCGGTCATCTGCATGATCTGGACCCGCGCCGGTGCCTGAAGGCGCTGGCGATGTTCCGCTTCGTCTGCCCGACGAAGGAGATCCGCGCTTCCGGCGGCCGGGAGGTCAACCTCGGCGCGCTGCAGCCGCTGGCGCTCTATGCGGCCAATTCGGTGTTCGTCGGGGATTATTTGACGACGGATGGGCAAGAGGCGACCGCCGACCATCGGATGATCGCTGATCTCGGCTTCGAAGTTGAGCGGTGCGTCCTGTGA
- a CDS encoding aminotransferase class I/II-fold pyridoxal phosphate-dependent enzyme, with translation MKPKSAAGTAERWDWMRAELDALEAAGRVRKLDPAVWLEHGWIERAGKRLLHLASNHYLGFEPWLDDAGWSGLAAECRRLGEPAVRIGSGASRLITGHDPQHDALERELAAFKHTEAALVFSSGYMANAGVIPALVERNGVVFSDRLNHASITDGIILSRAQHIRYPHRDMDRLEKALKKWRSGGPDVLSRQGRMLIVTDAVFSMDGTVAPLADLVALKERYGAMLMVDEAHSGGVYGPGGRGLCHAIGLHTKVDIIMGTFGKAFGAVGAYVAAEDIVVRYLVNRARTLIYNTGLPPLMAAFIRQRLRDVCAADSARAELMRKAALFRARLQAGGLDTGSGDSHIVPVLCGTDQRAVALSAALADAGVAGVAIRPPTVPEGTARIRFAPTPAHRDADLLQAADAVVRLAAEARP, from the coding sequence ATGAAGCCGAAGTCGGCTGCGGGAACTGCAGAGCGCTGGGATTGGATGCGCGCCGAACTGGACGCCTTGGAGGCGGCGGGACGGGTGCGCAAGCTGGACCCGGCGGTGTGGCTGGAGCACGGATGGATCGAGCGGGCCGGCAAGCGGCTGCTTCATCTCGCTTCGAATCATTACCTCGGCTTCGAGCCATGGCTTGATGATGCTGGCTGGTCCGGGCTTGCAGCCGAGTGCCGCCGCCTCGGCGAGCCGGCCGTGCGCATCGGCTCCGGGGCTTCCCGGCTCATTACGGGTCATGATCCGCAGCATGACGCGCTGGAGCGGGAATTGGCCGCCTTCAAGCATACGGAGGCGGCGCTCGTGTTCAGCAGCGGCTACATGGCGAATGCCGGGGTCATTCCGGCGCTGGTCGAACGGAACGGCGTCGTCTTCAGCGATCGGCTGAATCATGCGAGCATCACGGACGGCATCATCCTGAGCCGGGCTCAGCATATCCGCTATCCGCACCGGGATATGGATCGGCTCGAAAAGGCGTTGAAGAAGTGGCGTTCCGGGGGACCGGACGTCCTGTCGCGGCAGGGGCGCATGCTGATCGTGACTGACGCCGTGTTCAGCATGGACGGAACGGTCGCGCCGTTGGCCGATCTAGTGGCGCTGAAGGAGCGTTACGGCGCGATGCTGATGGTCGACGAGGCGCACAGCGGCGGCGTGTACGGCCCCGGCGGACGCGGGCTGTGCCATGCGATCGGGCTGCATACGAAGGTGGATATCATCATGGGCACCTTCGGGAAAGCCTTTGGCGCGGTCGGCGCTTATGTTGCCGCGGAGGACATCGTCGTCCGTTACCTCGTCAATCGGGCGCGGACGCTCATTTATAATACGGGGCTGCCCCCGCTTATGGCAGCCTTCATCCGGCAGCGGCTGCGCGACGTATGCGCTGCCGATTCCGCGCGCGCCGAGCTGATGCGCAAGGCGGCGCTGTTCCGCGCGCGGCTGCAAGCCGGAGGCCTGGACACGGGCTCCGGCGACAGCCATATCGTGCCGGTGCTGTGCGGCACGGATCAGCGCGCGGTCGCGCTTAGCGCCGCGCTCGCGGATGCGGGCGTCGCCGGAGTGGCGATTCGCCCGCCGACGGTGCCCGAGGGGACGGCGCGTATCCGCTTCGCGCCGACTCCGGCGCACCGCGACGCCGACCTGCTGCAGGCGGCGGATGCGGTCGTGCGCCTGGCCGCGGAGGCGCGGCCATGA
- a CDS encoding alpha/beta fold hydrolase: MSGALARPRPAQRAKLLWIHGWGLSAEVWRPLAEALPMFAHRYVSFAACATADDLREAVRAPLRQEPDGLWHIAGWSLGGMLAIELLAGRAAESAEWAGLPRIESALLIGTTLRFADAAGLAGWPPRVLARMRRRLAQAPEETLLAFLGQLDAGLASHPGKPPLAEKLWRQLGAAPGFTPAGLDAGLAYLQEADLAPHWVRIAALPAAERPRLLWLHGANDRVCPRTAMDRAQASFGSGIRTAVIPDAGHAPFLSHPEAWREEVSTWYEARTDARGLAGE; encoded by the coding sequence ATGAGCGGGGCGCTCGCGCGGCCCCGGCCGGCGCAGCGGGCGAAGCTGCTGTGGATACACGGCTGGGGCCTGAGCGCCGAGGTGTGGCGGCCGCTTGCGGAGGCTTTGCCGATGTTCGCGCACCGGTACGTGTCCTTCGCTGCGTGCGCGACGGCGGATGATCTGCGGGAAGCGGTGCGCGCTCCGCTCCGTCAGGAGCCGGATGGCCTGTGGCATATCGCCGGGTGGTCGCTTGGCGGCATGCTGGCGATCGAACTGCTGGCCGGACGTGCTGCCGAGAGCGCCGAATGGGCGGGACTGCCGCGGATCGAGAGCGCCCTGCTCATCGGCACGACGCTGCGCTTCGCCGACGCGGCAGGCCTGGCGGGCTGGCCGCCGCGCGTGCTGGCCCGCATGCGGCGCCGCCTGGCGCAGGCGCCGGAGGAGACGCTGCTGGCTTTCCTCGGCCAGCTGGATGCGGGCCTTGCCAGCCACCCCGGCAAGCCGCCGCTGGCGGAGAAGCTGTGGCGGCAGTTGGGCGCGGCTCCCGGCTTCACGCCGGCCGGGCTGGATGCGGGGCTCGCCTATTTGCAGGAGGCGGATCTGGCCCCGCATTGGGTGCGCATCGCCGCGCTACCAGCGGCGGAGCGGCCGCGCTTGCTGTGGCTGCACGGCGCGAACGATCGCGTGTGCCCGCGGACCGCGATGGACCGGGCGCAAGCATCATTCGGTTCGGGGATCCGAACCGCCGTAATTCCGGACGCGGGACATGCGCCGTTCCTGTCGCATCCGGAGGCATGGCGAGAGGAGGTGAGCACGTGGTATGAAGCGAGGACAGATGCTAGGGGCCTGGCCGGGGAGTGA
- the bioC gene encoding malonyl-ACP O-methyltransferase BioC, translated as MKRGQMLGAWPGSDPVLADAGAGAGVDKKLVAQRFGRHAAEYDGYAEVQQVMAAGLAERVRRHHQGPAARMADIGCGTGGLAVQLCPHYPAAELTLLDLAPAMLRQAERKLRRHGCPGGQVRAVAADAEAWAAAQPEGGFDLIVSSAAFQWFNAPAATLRRLVRLLRPGGLLAFATFLPGTLHELHAAFRQADAEQGRALRPRGQAYPSAADWHGWARDAAGPFLLWEEASCRCEYGSVPEMLAQVRRIGAGNALAAGASGASGMSPSLYRRMVQAYQERFGGPDGQIPATYTFVYALLRRERV; from the coding sequence ATGAAGCGAGGACAGATGCTAGGGGCCTGGCCGGGGAGTGACCCGGTGCTTGCCGATGCGGGCGCTGGGGCTGGGGTCGATAAGAAGCTGGTCGCCCAACGGTTCGGCAGACATGCGGCAGAGTATGACGGCTACGCGGAAGTGCAGCAGGTGATGGCCGCAGGCTTGGCGGAGCGGGTGCGGCGGCATCACCAGGGCCCTGCGGCGCGAATGGCCGACATCGGCTGCGGCACGGGCGGATTGGCGGTGCAGCTCTGTCCGCACTATCCCGCGGCAGAGCTGACGCTGCTCGATCTGGCGCCCGCCATGCTTCGTCAAGCGGAGCGGAAGCTGCGCCGCCACGGCTGCCCTGGCGGGCAGGTGCGCGCGGTAGCCGCCGACGCCGAAGCGTGGGCGGCCGCCCAGCCGGAAGGCGGCTTCGACCTGATCGTCTCGAGCGCCGCCTTCCAATGGTTCAACGCGCCGGCCGCGACGCTGCGGCGGCTCGTACGGCTGCTCCGTCCCGGCGGGCTGCTGGCCTTCGCCACGTTCCTGCCGGGAACGCTGCATGAGCTGCATGCCGCGTTCCGGCAGGCGGACGCCGAGCAGGGCCGGGCGCTCCGTCCGCGCGGGCAGGCTTATCCGTCCGCGGCCGATTGGCACGGCTGGGCGCGGGACGCGGCCGGGCCCTTCCTGCTCTGGGAAGAAGCGAGCTGCCGCTGCGAGTACGGCAGCGTACCGGAGATGCTGGCCCAGGTCCGCCGCATCGGGGCCGGCAATGCGCTGGCGGCGGGCGCATCAGGCGCCTCCGGCATGAGCCCCTCCCTGTACCGCCGCATGGTACAGGCGTATCAAGAGCGCTTCGGAGGACCGGACGGCCAGATTCCGGCCACCTATACGTTCGTCTACGCGCTGCTGCGGAGAGAGCGAGTATGA